The genomic segment CCGGCTATAAAGCGCATCAGGACGCGGCGGTGCCGGGCGGCCAGTGGTGGCTCAATCGAGCGCTGGACGGCGCGACGCAACCCTGGCCGGATGCGCCTGCCGATACCTTTGCCGCGTTGGGACATTGGGGCCAGGCGCTGTACGTGATTCCCGGCGAGAAACTGGTGATTGTCCGTTATGGCGATGACCGCGACGGCAGTTATCAGCACAACGAACTGCTCAAACGTGTGCTCAAGGCATTTGCCGAGAAGGTGCAACCATGAGCGCTCGCCGCTTTGTTCGACGGCGCCCGTTCGCCACCTTGTTGTTGCTGTTGCTGGTGGTTTTGCTGGGGTGGGGTTGGCAGGAGCGGGCAGCGCTCTGGGCGTTCCCGGACATCATCAGTGCCTACACCGCCAAGGAATATTGTTCGTGCCGGTATGTGATGAATAACGACGTCGGGTATTGCCACCGCTATGTGAAGCAGTGGTTGCCCTTTAGCGGGTTTGTCGATGACAGTGCGAGCAAACAGGTGACAGTGAGCGGCATGGGGCGCACGAACACGGCGCAGTGGCTCGGTGAACGGCAGGGCTGCCGCCTGCAACCTTGACTTGTGGTGAGGGGGCTTGCCCCCGTTGGGCTGCAAAGCGGCCCCGACATTCTTTCAGATACCGTGCGTCGTCATGATTTGCGACCGCTTCGCAGTCGGACGGGGGCAAGCCCCCTCGCCACAAGGTTTCCTGATCATAAGGGAATGGGCTTTCACAGGCGTTTCGTGGCAACAGACAGTTTGCATCCCGCCCCAAGCCAGTTATGGTTCACGCAGGTTTATCTGCCCCACGAGTCTCTATGTCCACGCGGTTCCCCTGTAACGTCTTCGCGTTCCTGCTGCTGGCCGGTGCCACGTTGTCGGCGCATGCCGACTGGTATCTGGATGGCGAGTCATCGCGGCTATCGTTCATCAGCACCAAAAACGCCAACATCTCCGAGGTGCAGCGCTTCCTGGTGTTGCACGGCAAGGTCGATGCCAAGGGCCTGGCGCAGGTCGAGGTCGAGCTGGACTCGGTCAACAGCGGCATCCCGCTGCGCGATGAGCGCATGCGCAAGGATTTGTTCGAGATCCAGGCATTTCCCAATGCGTTGATCAGCGCGCAGATCGATCTGCGGCCGATCAACGATCTCGCCTCCGGCGCGCAGCTTGAGCTGAGGCTGCCGCTGACGGTCACGCTGCACGGCAAGCAACACAGCTACAACGCCGAGCTGCTGGCGACCCGCCTCGATGACCGGCGTTTTCAGGTGGTGACGCTGGAGCCGCTGGTGATCAATGCCGAGGACTTCGATCTGGCGCCGGGGCTGGACAGTTTGCGCAAGGTCGCCGGTCTGTCGGCCATCAGCCTGTCGGTGCCGGTGGGTGCGGTGCTGATCTTCACGGCGCGCTGACATGCGCGGCGCAATTTTTCCATGGCGTGACGGTAATCGCTTCGAGCTGCTGATCGACGGTCCGCAGTTTTTCCCGCGGATGCTGGCGGCGATTGCCGACGCCGTAGAGCAGGTAGAACTGGAACTGTATCTGGTGGAGGCGGGCGCCTGTGCCGAAGCCGTGGTTCAGGCGCTGGTGCAAGCCGCCGAACGTGGCGTGCGAGTGCGCTGCCTGTTCGACGATTACGGCAGCCTGGCCTTCACCCTGAATCTGCGTCAACGCCTGACCACGGCCGGGGTTGAACTGCGCTTTTACAACCGTCTGAACTGGCGGCGCTGGGTGGGCAATTTCTATCGCGATCACCGCAAGCTGTTACTGGTAGACCAGCGCCTGGCAGTGGTAGGCGGCACCGGGGTGACCGACGAATTCTGGACGCCCGGTCAGGACACCAGCGAGTGGCACGAGGTGATGGTGGAAATCATCGGCCCATTGGTGATCGACTGGCAGTTGCTGTTCGACCGTCAATGGATGGCCAACCGCTATCGCCGCGCCTGGAAACCCGCTGCGCACTTCGGCTTGCCGCGCCTGCCGCGAGTGCCGTCCGTGGGCGAGGGCATGGGGCGTGTCGCCTATGCCGACGCCCGCCAGCATCGAGACATCTTGCAGTCGCTGTTTCGCGCCTTGAACAGCGGCCAGCGGCGAATCTGGCTGGCTACGCCGTACTTTCTGCCGACCTGGAAAATCCGCCGCTCCCTGCGCAAGGCCGCCGCACGGGGCATCGACGTGCGCCTGTTGCTGACCGGGCCGCGCACCGATCACCCGTCAGTGCGCTACGCCGGGCACCGCTACTACCCGCGCCTGCTCAAGGCCGGGGTGAAGATCTTCGAATATCAGCCGTGCTTCCTGCACCTGAAAATGGTGCTGGTGGATGACTGGGTCAGCATTGGTTCGTGCAATTTCGATCACTGGAATCTGCGCTTCAATCTGGAGGCCAACCTGGAAGCGCTGGACTCGGGATTGACGACGGCAGTGGCGGCGAGTTTCGAAAAGGATTTTGCCTTGAGCCAGAGGGTCAGTCTGGAAGAGTGGCAGCGCCGGCCGTTTTGGCGGCGGGTCAAGCAGCGGGTGTGGGGGTGGGTGGATCGGTTGGTGGTGAATCTGCTGGATCGTCGGGGGTAAACCCAATATTCCAAACACCCTATACCACTGTGGGAGCGAGCTTGCTCGCGATGGCGGTTTAACAGTCAACAGCGATGTTGAATGTTATGGCCTCTTCGCGAGCAGGCTCGCTCCCACAGGGTTTTGCGGTGTTTGCGCGATTACAGCAACTCAAAACTCTGCTGCGTCACGTCCTGGGAATCCAGGCCGATCTGCACGTTGAACTTGCCCGGCTCCGCCGCGTATTTGAGTTGGGTGTTGTAGAACTTCAGGTCATCCTCGCTGATGCTGAAGTGCACGGTTTTCTGTTCGCCGGCCTTGAGCATGATCTTCTGGAAGTTCTTCAACTCTTTGACTGGACGGATCATCGAGCCGGTCACGTCCTGAATGTACAGCTGCACCACGGTTTCGCCATCACGCTTGCCGGTGTTTTTCACACTGACGGTGGCGTCGAGTTTGCCGGTCTTGTTCAGGGTGGTGGACGACAGCGCCATGTCGCTCAGGCTGAAGTCGGTGTAGCTCAGGCCGAAACCGAACGGGAACAGGGGGCCGGTGGTGTCATCGAAATACTGCGAGGTGTAGTTGCCAGGTTTGCCCGGCGTGAACGGCCGGCCAATGCTCAGGTGGTTGTAGTAGGTCGGAATCTGACCCACCGAGCGCGGGAAAGTGATGGGCAGTTTGCCCGATGGGTTGTAGTCGCCGAACAGCACGTCGGCGATGGCGTTGCCACCCTCGGTGCCGCTGAACCAGGTTTCCAGAATCGCGTCAGCCTGGTCCTTCTCTTCGAGAATCGACAGTGGCCGGCCATTCATCAGCACCAGTACCAGCGGTTTGCCGGTGGCTTTCAACGCCTTGATCAGTTCGCGCTGACTGGCGGGGATGTTCAGGTCGGTGCGGCTCGACGATTCGTGGGACATGCCACGGGATTCGCCTACCGCTGCGACTACCACGTCAGCCTGCTTCGCCGCTTTCACGGCTTCGTCGATCATCTCCTGGGCTGAACGGGCATCGTCCACCACTTCCGGGGCATCGAAGTTGAGGAAGTTGAGGTAGTCCACGACCTTCTTGTCGCTGGTGATGTTGGCACCACGGGCGTAGATCAGCGTCGATTTGTCGCCGAGTGCGCGGCTCATGCCGTCGAACAGCGTCACCGACTGCGCCGGTTTGCCGGCTGCCGCCCAACTGCCCATCATGTCGATTGGCGCCTTGGCCAGCGGGCCGACCAGGGCGATCTTCGCGGTTTTGTTCAGCGGCAGGGTTTCGTTCTGGTTTTTCAGCAGCACCAGGCTGCGGCGCGCGACGTCGCGGGCTTCGGTGCGGTGCAGACGGCTTTCGGCATAAGTGTCGGCCGGATCATCCTCGGCCTTGCCGATGCGCAGGTACGGGTCCTTGAACAGGCCCATGTCGTACTTGGCGGCCAGCACTTCACGCACGGCGTTGTCGATGTCTTTCTGCTCGATCTCGCCGGCCTTCAACAGCCCTGGCAGCTCTTTGCCGTACAGGGTGTCGTTCATGCTCATGTCGATGCCGGCCTTGATCGCCAGCTTCGCGGCTTGGCGACCGTCAGCGGCAACGCCGTGCTTGATCAGCTCGAAAATTGCCCCGTGGTCGCTGACCGCCAGGCCCTTGAAGCCCCAGTCCTTGCGCAGCAGGTCGTTCATCAGCCAGGTGTTGGCGGTGGCCGGCACCCCGTTGATCGAGTTCAGGGCAACCATCACCCCGCCGGCGCCGGCATCGATGGCGGCGCGGTACGGTGGCAGGTAGTCCTGGTACATCTTGACCGGGCTCATGTCGACGACGTTGTAGTCGCGACCGCCTTCGACTGCGCCGTACAAGGCGAAATGCTTGACGCTGGCCATGATGCTGTCGGCGGCGTTGGCACCCGAACCCTGAAAGGCCCGGACCATCACCCCGGCGATGCGCGACACAAGATAGGTGTCTTCGCCAAAGCCTTCGGAGGTGCGGCCCCAGCGCGGGTCGCGGGAAATGTCGACCATCGGCGCGAAGGTGAGGTCGAGGCTGTCGGAAGCGGCTTCCCGGGCAGCGATGCGCCCGGACAGGCCGATAGCGTCCATGTCCCAGCTCGACGCCAGGGCCAGCGGGATCGGGAATATGGTGCGGTGGCCGTGGATCACGTCATAGGCGAAGAACATCGGGATCTTCAACCGGCTGCGCATGGCCGCATCCTGCATCGGACGGTTTTCCGGACGCGTGATGGAGTTGAACGTGCCACCGATGTTGCCGGCGGCGATTTCCTTGCGGATCATCTCGCGGGGCATTTCCGGGCCGATGCTGATCAGGCGCAGCTGGCCGATCTTTTCATCGAGGGTCATTTGCTTCATCAGGTTGCTGATGAAGGCGTCCTTGTTTTCCAGAGGTGCGGGGGTCGTGGCGGCCAATACGGTTTGACTGGCCAGGCTGACGAACAGACCCAGCAAACACAGCTTCTTCATGAATGGTTTTCTCTAAAGCCTAAACGGCCGTGAATACGCGCCGGTCAGCCAAAATGTAGGGAGCGACTATTGTTGTTCGGGTGTTGTACTACTTATTGCAGCACCTTCTTGTGGGCTACGGTGTCACAACCGAATATTGCTGGGCATCTTTTAGCCCATTGGCACGCTGCAATCCAGTGGCGGCGGCAGATTTTGCCTCGCAAGCCCGGTTCACGGGGACTCGGCAGTTTTTCAACGTAATGGGCAAAGGGAGCGTCAACCAGATGAATGTACGACACCACTATCGGTCAGGCCTGCGGGTTGCAGTCCTGATGTTGCTGACCACGCTGCTGGCCGGCTGCGGCATCAACACTATTCCGACCCTCGACGAACAGGCCAAGGCCGCGTGGGCCCAGGTGCAGAACCAGTACCAGCGCCGCGCCGACCTCATCCCCAACCTGGTGGAAACCGTCAAGGGCTATGCCAAGCATGAAGAGGACACCCTGACGGCGGTGGTCGAGGCGCGTGCCAAGGCCACGTCCATCCAGGTCGATGCCAGCACGCTGGATAACCCGGAAAAACTCAAACAGTTCCAGCAGGCCCAGGATCAACTGACCGGTGCCCTGAGTCGCCTGATGGTGGTCTCCGAGCGTTACCCGGACCTCAAGGCCAACCAGAATTTCCTGGCGTTGCAATCGCAACTGGAAGGCACCGAGAACCGTATTGCCGTGGCGCGCCGGGATTTCATCCTCGCCGTGCAGAAGTACAACACCGAAATCCGCACGTTTCCGGGGCGTCTGTGGCACAGCGTGATGTACAGCAATCTGCCGATTCGTGAAACCTTCGAGGCGACCACGCCCGATGCCGAAAAAGCACCGCAAGTGAAGTTCTGAACGCCTGCGAGCGTCACCACGGATGAGGTTGCCAATGCGTGTGTTGAAGATGGGCCTGGTGTGTCTGCTCTGGGTGTTTGCCGTCACGGCCCAGGCCGAGTTGAAGTTCCCGGCGCTGACCGGGCGGGTGGTGGACAACGCCCAGATGATCGAGCCGGCGGTGCGCGAGCAGCTGACGCAACAGCTCCAGGCCCATGAAGCCGCTACCGGCGAGCAACTGGTGGTGGTGACAGTGCCCGACCTGCAAGGCGCCGACATCGCCGACTTCGGTTATCAGCTCGGTCGCGCCTGGGGCATCGGCCAGAAGGACAAGAACAACGGCGCGCTGCTGATCGTCGCCCGTGACGAGCGCAAGCTGCGGATCGAAGTCGGTTATGGTTTGGAGGACCGCCTGACCGATGCCCAGAGTTCGGTGATCATCAATCAGGTGATCACGCCGGCGTTCAAGACTGGCAATTTCAGCAAGGGCATCAGCGACGGGGTCGCGGCGATGCTGGTGGTGCTGGGCGGCAATGCGCTGGACGAGCCGTCAACGGTTTATGAGTCGCGGGGCGATCCGCAGGACGACTTCGTCTCGCGTCACCCTGGCGTCTTCATCTTTTTGGTGATGCTGTTCATCCTGATCGTGTTCATCTGCCAGATGCTCGGTATCCTGCCCACCGGCCGGGGCGGCTCCGGGGGCGGTGGTTTCGGCGGGGGCGGTTTTGGTGGCGGCGGTGGCGGCGGGGGCTTCAGCGGCGGCGGGGGCAGTTTCGGCGGCGGCGGGTCGTCGGGCGGCTGGTAATCGCGCGGTGGCTCATAACAATAAACAGCAGGCATTCATAACCATGGCATTACTCACTGAACACGAACAACGCAAAGTCGCCGAGGCGATTGCCCGGGTCGAGCGCGACACCGACGCCGAACTGGTCACCGTACTCGCGGCCCGTGCCGACGACTATGCCTACATCCCGCTGCTGTGGGCCAGTCTGCTGGCGCTGGTGGTGCCGGGTGTCGTGCATTACCTCACGGGTATCTTGACCATGCACAGCCTGCTGCTGGTGCAGTGGGCCAGCTTCATCGTGTTGTGCCTGGTGTTCCGTATTCCGCAAGTCACTACCCATCTGATCCCGCGTTCGGTGCGCCACTGGCGGGCGTCAAACCTGGCGCGGCGGCAGTTTCTGGAGCAGAACCTGCACCACACCGTCGGCGGCACCGGCCTGCTGATTTTTGTTTGCGAGGCCGAGCGTTATGTGGAGATTCTGGTGGATGAGGGGATATCCAGGCACGTGGACGGACAGTGTTGGGATCCGATTGTCGCGACGTTCACCCGCCAGGTGAAGCAGGGGCAGACGTTGCAGGGTTTTGTAACGTGCATCGAGGCCTGCGGCGAGTTGCTCAAGGTGCATGTGCCGGTGACGCAGGTGCGTAACGAGTTGCCGAATCGGTTGGTGGTGCTGGGCTAGCGCTGATTATGTAAGGCGCCTGTTTACAACCCCCGCGCGTTGTCTGGCCCAAGGCTTGTCTTCAAGATCTTTCTCTATTAGCGAGCGCCCTGTGACGGGCGTTTTGACATAGAGGGAGTGCTTGTCATGTCAATGCATCAACCGCTCGACCCGTTGGTTTGTGCGTCGGCCAGTGAGGAGGGGAATATCCCACCGGCCCAGCTGACCAATAAGGAAACACAAACCCTGATGTGGTTTTTTCAGGGGAAAACATCCTGGGAAATCGCCAGGATCCAGAATTGCTCCGAAGCCACGATCAATTTTCACTTCGCCAATATTCGCCGCAAATTCGCTGTCAGTTCCCGCAGCGCCGCATTGCTCAAGGCGATTGAGTTGGGCGTCATTCCCGTCGGAAAAAACGATCAGCGAGGCGCCCATGAGCCTGACTGATTCCGCCTACAACAGCATCGGTGCGATGTTGTTGGGAGTAGGCGTCGCAACACTGCCCGTGATCGACGGGGAGGTGCTGTTCGGTGCGGCGCTCGGGGCATGGCTTGTCACCACCACGCGTAGCAACTTCAAGGCCTGGCAACGTATCGGCTCCTGGTTGCTGTCGGCGGGTGTCGGCTATCTTTTTACCCCCGTGGCGTTGCCGCTGGTGCCGTTTCTGACCGGGGGCGTGACCGCATTTTTCTGTGCGTTGGTGGTTATTCCCGTCAGCATCAAGCTCATGCAATGGATCGACGGTGCCGGGATCGGCGAAATCATTCGGCACCTCAGGGGGCGTGGGTGATGGGCGATACGATGGTTGTACTGGTGCTTGTGACGGGGATGGCTCATTTGCTGAGCGCCTTCAGGCTAGCCTGTTACCAGCGTGACGAAGCGCGTCATCGTTGGCGCGAGGCGCTGGTGATCAGTTTGTGCGGAGGGATGTTTTGTCTCGCCGGTATCGATGTACTTCTGGACTTCGCGTCAGTGAGCCCATGGCATGCCATTGTGAGTGTTTTGTCGTGCGCACTGATTCTTCGCTGCGGTGGCAACATCGCTCTGTTGTGGCGGGTCTTGAAGTACCGGAATGTCGAATAATTCAGGGGTTACGAATCGATGGAGTGTTGAAGTGCGGTCAGGATAGCGGTCATTTCTGAAAGTTTGAGTTCCATGTCGCGCAGACGTTTCTTTTCCTCCATTGCACTTTGTATGGCGCAACGCTCATCTTCATCGAGCATCCGCCATAGGCCAAGAATATTGTCCTCACGCTTTGTATTTTCTTGACCGGTTTGGGCGGGAGCGGCAGGTGCATGCCGCAACATCGGCCCCTCACCCAGTAACAACCAGTCAAGAGAGATGCCTCGCGTTTGTGCTATTTCTACGCATAATGAGTACGGCGTGCTGTCGCGGCCTTTCCAGCTGCTAAGCGTTTGAGGACTGATCTGCAGCGCGGAAGACAGAGAAACGTCAGTTTTTGTGCCGGTAACGTGCTTCAGTCGCGCCAGGACAGCTTGAGATTTTTTGCTACGCAATTTGAGCCTCTTCCTTTTGACATATGCTTTTTGAGTGCATAAATTATGCGCAATGAGTATTTTTGCATGAGTAAGCAAGCAATCGTCAACTATGAATCAGAAGAATGCGATGTCGAAACTTCCTAATGGTATCAGAGCAAATTTCCTACAAACCGGTCTGTGCGAATTACTTGGCTGCCCGTTGCACTTCCTTGTGTCTGACAGATGTTATTCGCGAGTCCGGGCTGGAGCGATCAATGCTTCAAGCAGTATTGCTTTTGATCAAGTCGATTACCACCAAATGACTGTCGGGAATCAAGTATGAGTACCTACAAAATGGTGTGTCCGCACTGCCTGAGCCGGATGCGCATTCGCACCAGCGAAGGCCGTCATATTTTCCTGCGGGTGGCGTATCTGCAATGTACATCGGAAGCTTGCGGCTGGTCGGTGCGGGCCGAGTTCGAAATGACTCATGAGTTGTCGCCCAGTGGCATGCCCAACCCTGATGTGCATTTGCCTTGCGCCGGGCCGGACCTGCGTCGTGCCGCGCGGCCTGTTGCACCGCCCCCCCCGCCGATGGAAGCAATACTGGAGGCTTGAGCATGAAAGAGGTCGATGAGAGTCCGCAACTGAATGAGGAGTTACTGGCGATCGCCCAGGCATTTCTTGCCCGTCATGAAGGCGATGTATTGATCGATGATCAGGTGCTGTTCTGTCGTGCCGTGAAGCACTTGCAGAGTGTTGATGTGCCGATGCACATGGCGGAAAGACTGGTCAGTCATGCCTATGGAATTCTCAAATCCAGCAACGATCGTCGGCGACTGGATATTGCCGCCAGCTCCGAGACGGTGGCCGTGGTCACGGACCCCGCCAACGGTCTGACCTGGGCGGTGCCGGTGGGGCTGATTGTCAAATACGTCATCAACGCGCCGACCAATCGCAAGCTTCGGCTGGTGGAGCCCTGAGGTTTCAGTGAGCGTTATTCAGGTCTTGGTCGGCGTGACCGGGACCTGGAGCAAAATAACCCCGTGCCCTGAAGCGTCATCCCCCCTAAAATACCGGTCACTCCCCGATTCGCACCGCCGAGGCGATTTTTACATGTCCGTTACCGCTACTCCCACCAGCCTCGCGCCGGATCACCATGCGCAGTTCGTCGACCTGCTGCAGACCAGTCTTGACCACAACGCCTTCATCAAACTGGTGCTGGCCAAGTATGTCGGCACTGAGGCGGACTTGCAGCGACTGATCATCAAGCAACTGACGGTCAAGGATCAGCCTTGTCTGTCCTTTGTCTATCGCTACAAGACCCGCGACATCACCAAGAATTTTCCGCTGGCCGAAGGCGTGGCGACCATTGCCGCTTTGCTGCCGGTGTCGTTTAAAAATGCGCATTTGTTGTCGCTCACCGACGAAGTCCAGCTCGAATACAGCAAAAAGAGCAAGAGTTCGCTGTTCAAGAGCAAACCCCAGCAATTGCGTGAAGTGCCGTCCGCCGAACACAACCGCGAGAAAAACCGCTTCCTCGACCTGAGCCGGCCGTTCCTCAAGGACCTGGGCGTGACCAACGGGCAGCACGAACTGATTCCGGCCATGTCGCGCAAATGGAAGCAGATCAACAAGTTCATTGAAGTATTCAGCCATGCGCTGACGTCTTCGCCTCTGGCGCTGGACAAGCCGGTGCGGGTGGCGGACTTCGGTTCGGGCAAGGGCTATCTGACCTTCGCTATTCACGACTATCTGCGCAACACCCTGAACGCCGAAGGCGAAGTCACCGGTGTCGAGTTGCGCGAAGAGATGGTCAACCTGTGCAATACCGCTGCCGCAAAGCTGGAGCATCCGGGGCTGGTGTTCAAGTGCGGCGATGTCCGCAGCGTGGCGCCCAGCGAGCTGGACGTGATGATCGCCCTGCATGCCTGCGACATTGCCACCGATTACGCGATTCACACCGGCATTCGTTCCGGCGCCTCGATCATCATGTGCTCACCGTGCTGCCACAAGCAGATCCGCCTGCAAATCCAGAGCCCGGCGTTGCTCAAGCCGATGCTGCAATACGGGCTGCATCTGGGTCAGCAGGCGGAAATGGTCACCGACAGCCTGCGTGCGTTGTTCCTCGAAGCCTGCGGTTACGAGACCAAGGTGTTCGAGTTCATCTCACTGGACCACACCAACAAGAACAAGATGATTCTGGCGGTCAAACGCGCCGAGCCGGTGGATCCGGCCCAGTTGCTGGTGAAGATTCAGGCGCTGAAGGATTTCTATCACATCAGCGAGCATTGCCTGGAGACGCTGCTGCGGGCCGACGGCTACCTCTAACCCTGTGGGAGCGGGCAAGCCCGCTCCCACAGGTCATGCGTTTGCCACGCGTGCAGGACTTATCGTGGTCTTGCGCCCCAGCATCACCGTCACGATCACTCCGGCCGCAAACAGCCAAGTGATCGGCTCGACGTGTTCACCAAAGAACAGCGTCGAAAACGCAATCGTGAAGAATATTTGCAACAGCTGAATCTGACTGACCCGCGCAATACCGCCCATCGCCAGCCCCGCGTACCAGGCGAAAAAGCCGATGAACTGCGAGAACAACGACACGTAGCCAAAGGCCCACCAGGTTCTGGCCGAAATCGCGCCCTGATGTTGCAGCGCCAGGTACAGCACCGGTCCGATCAGAAGAGGTGTGGACAACACCAGCGCCCAGCAGATCACCTGCCAGCCGCCCATCTCTTTGGCCAGTCGGCCACCCTCGGCATAGCCCAGGCCGCCCACCGCAATCGCACCCAGCATCAACAAATCCCCGGCCTGGATACTGCCGGCACCGCTGATCAGCGCATAACCGAGCACCAGTGCGCTGCCCAACGCGGCGCAGGCCCAAAAGGCTTTTGATGGGCGTTCGTGAGACAGCCAGGCGGCATACAGTGCGACGCACAACGGTTGCAGGCCGTTGACCAGTGCACCGTGGGACGCCGGCAAGGTTTGCATGGCCCACGCCGACAGCACCGGAAAGCCAAGAATGACCCCGGCGATCACCAGCGTCAGGCCTTTGACCTGCGCCCAGGTCGGCCATTTCTCCCGCCGCCACAGCAACAGCAACGCTGCCGGCACCGCCGCAAACAACGCCCGGCCCAGGCCGTTGAGCAGTGGATGAATTTCCTGCACGACGATGCGTGTAAAGGGCAGGGTGAGGCTGAAAATCACAACGCCGAGCAGGCCCAGGGCCATGCCGGTGTTTTCGCGTGAGGACATGATGGCAACCAGAATCGAGAGTGGCGGGAAGGTCTTCATCTAGCCACAAAGTCGTTGGGTTTCGCGCTTACAGCTGTGCACGG from the Pseudomonas sp. N3-W genome contains:
- a CDS encoding amidase, giving the protein MSARRFVRRRPFATLLLLLLVVLLGWGWQERAALWAFPDIISAYTAKEYCSCRYVMNNDVGYCHRYVKQWLPFSGFVDDSASKQVTVSGMGRTNTAQWLGERQGCRLQP
- a CDS encoding YceI family protein codes for the protein MSTRFPCNVFAFLLLAGATLSAHADWYLDGESSRLSFISTKNANISEVQRFLVLHGKVDAKGLAQVEVELDSVNSGIPLRDERMRKDLFEIQAFPNALISAQIDLRPINDLASGAQLELRLPLTVTLHGKQHSYNAELLATRLDDRRFQVVTLEPLVINAEDFDLAPGLDSLRKVAGLSAISLSVPVGAVLIFTAR
- a CDS encoding phosphatidylserine/phosphatidylglycerophosphate/cardiolipin synthase family protein, with the translated sequence MRGAIFPWRDGNRFELLIDGPQFFPRMLAAIADAVEQVELELYLVEAGACAEAVVQALVQAAERGVRVRCLFDDYGSLAFTLNLRQRLTTAGVELRFYNRLNWRRWVGNFYRDHRKLLLVDQRLAVVGGTGVTDEFWTPGQDTSEWHEVMVEIIGPLVIDWQLLFDRQWMANRYRRAWKPAAHFGLPRLPRVPSVGEGMGRVAYADARQHRDILQSLFRALNSGQRRIWLATPYFLPTWKIRRSLRKAAARGIDVRLLLTGPRTDHPSVRYAGHRYYPRLLKAGVKIFEYQPCFLHLKMVLVDDWVSIGSCNFDHWNLRFNLEANLEALDSGLTTAVAASFEKDFALSQRVSLEEWQRRPFWRRVKQRVWGWVDRLVVNLLDRRG
- the bglX gene encoding beta-glucosidase BglX; this translates as MKKLCLLGLFVSLASQTVLAATTPAPLENKDAFISNLMKQMTLDEKIGQLRLISIGPEMPREMIRKEIAAGNIGGTFNSITRPENRPMQDAAMRSRLKIPMFFAYDVIHGHRTIFPIPLALASSWDMDAIGLSGRIAAREAASDSLDLTFAPMVDISRDPRWGRTSEGFGEDTYLVSRIAGVMVRAFQGSGANAADSIMASVKHFALYGAVEGGRDYNVVDMSPVKMYQDYLPPYRAAIDAGAGGVMVALNSINGVPATANTWLMNDLLRKDWGFKGLAVSDHGAIFELIKHGVAADGRQAAKLAIKAGIDMSMNDTLYGKELPGLLKAGEIEQKDIDNAVREVLAAKYDMGLFKDPYLRIGKAEDDPADTYAESRLHRTEARDVARRSLVLLKNQNETLPLNKTAKIALVGPLAKAPIDMMGSWAAAGKPAQSVTLFDGMSRALGDKSTLIYARGANITSDKKVVDYLNFLNFDAPEVVDDARSAQEMIDEAVKAAKQADVVVAAVGESRGMSHESSSRTDLNIPASQRELIKALKATGKPLVLVLMNGRPLSILEEKDQADAILETWFSGTEGGNAIADVLFGDYNPSGKLPITFPRSVGQIPTYYNHLSIGRPFTPGKPGNYTSQYFDDTTGPLFPFGFGLSYTDFSLSDMALSSTTLNKTGKLDATVSVKNTGKRDGETVVQLYIQDVTGSMIRPVKELKNFQKIMLKAGEQKTVHFSISEDDLKFYNTQLKYAAEPGKFNVQIGLDSQDVTQQSFELL
- a CDS encoding LemA family protein, whose amino-acid sequence is MNVRHHYRSGLRVAVLMLLTTLLAGCGINTIPTLDEQAKAAWAQVQNQYQRRADLIPNLVETVKGYAKHEEDTLTAVVEARAKATSIQVDASTLDNPEKLKQFQQAQDQLTGALSRLMVVSERYPDLKANQNFLALQSQLEGTENRIAVARRDFILAVQKYNTEIRTFPGRLWHSVMYSNLPIRETFEATTPDAEKAPQVKF
- a CDS encoding TPM domain-containing protein, which encodes MRVLKMGLVCLLWVFAVTAQAELKFPALTGRVVDNAQMIEPAVREQLTQQLQAHEAATGEQLVVVTVPDLQGADIADFGYQLGRAWGIGQKDKNNGALLIVARDERKLRIEVGYGLEDRLTDAQSSVIINQVITPAFKTGNFSKGISDGVAAMLVVLGGNALDEPSTVYESRGDPQDDFVSRHPGVFIFLVMLFILIVFICQMLGILPTGRGGSGGGGFGGGGFGGGGGGGGFSGGGGSFGGGGSSGGW
- a CDS encoding TPM domain-containing protein encodes the protein MALLTEHEQRKVAEAIARVERDTDAELVTVLAARADDYAYIPLLWASLLALVVPGVVHYLTGILTMHSLLLVQWASFIVLCLVFRIPQVTTHLIPRSVRHWRASNLARRQFLEQNLHHTVGGTGLLIFVCEAERYVEILVDEGISRHVDGQCWDPIVATFTRQVKQGQTLQGFVTCIEACGELLKVHVPVTQVRNELPNRLVVLG
- a CDS encoding helix-turn-helix domain-containing protein, producing the protein MSMHQPLDPLVCASASEEGNIPPAQLTNKETQTLMWFFQGKTSWEIARIQNCSEATINFHFANIRRKFAVSSRSAALLKAIELGVIPVGKNDQRGAHEPD
- a CDS encoding phage holin family protein — its product is MSLTDSAYNSIGAMLLGVGVATLPVIDGEVLFGAALGAWLVTTTRSNFKAWQRIGSWLLSAGVGYLFTPVALPLVPFLTGGVTAFFCALVVIPVSIKLMQWIDGAGIGEIIRHLRGRG
- a CDS encoding phage holin family protein produces the protein MGDTMVVLVLVTGMAHLLSAFRLACYQRDEARHRWREALVISLCGGMFCLAGIDVLLDFASVSPWHAIVSVLSCALILRCGGNIALLWRVLKYRNVE
- a CDS encoding helix-turn-helix domain containing protein, encoding MRSKKSQAVLARLKHVTGTKTDVSLSSALQISPQTLSSWKGRDSTPYSLCVEIAQTRGISLDWLLLGEGPMLRHAPAAPAQTGQENTKREDNILGLWRMLDEDERCAIQSAMEEKKRLRDMELKLSEMTAILTALQHSIDS
- a CDS encoding ogr/Delta-like zinc finger family protein; this translates as MSTYKMVCPHCLSRMRIRTSEGRHIFLRVAYLQCTSEACGWSVRAEFEMTHELSPSGMPNPDVHLPCAGPDLRRAARPVAPPPPPMEAILEA
- a CDS encoding SAM-dependent methyltransferase, with translation MSVTATPTSLAPDHHAQFVDLLQTSLDHNAFIKLVLAKYVGTEADLQRLIIKQLTVKDQPCLSFVYRYKTRDITKNFPLAEGVATIAALLPVSFKNAHLLSLTDEVQLEYSKKSKSSLFKSKPQQLREVPSAEHNREKNRFLDLSRPFLKDLGVTNGQHELIPAMSRKWKQINKFIEVFSHALTSSPLALDKPVRVADFGSGKGYLTFAIHDYLRNTLNAEGEVTGVELREEMVNLCNTAAAKLEHPGLVFKCGDVRSVAPSELDVMIALHACDIATDYAIHTGIRSGASIIMCSPCCHKQIRLQIQSPALLKPMLQYGLHLGQQAEMVTDSLRALFLEACGYETKVFEFISLDHTNKNKMILAVKRAEPVDPAQLLVKIQALKDFYHISEHCLETLLRADGYL